From the Bdellovibrio sp. ArHS genome, the window TCTTGTTTGCGGCGCCCCTATTTAATTTGAAGGATGGCGTTGACCCAGACTTGTAGCCAGACTGTATTAGAGGAGCTTCGTATGAGTAAATGTGAAATTACTGGAAAAGGCCCTGTTGTAAAAAACTTGGTGTCTCACTCCAACATCAAAACTAAATCAACAGCTCAACCAAATGTTCAAAAAAAACGCATCTTTAGCCGTGTTTTGAACCAAATGGTGAGATTGCAAATTGCAACTAGCGCGATCCGTGACATGGAGCACATGGGCGGTTTCGACAACTTTATTCTTAATTCTGACGACGCTAAGCTTTCAAAAAGAGCTATGGCGGTTAAATTGAGAATCAAAAAGAAAATCTCTACTAAGAAGTAATTAAGAGGCCGCAAATGAAATT encodes:
- the rpmB gene encoding 50S ribosomal protein L28 encodes the protein MSKCEITGKGPVVKNLVSHSNIKTKSTAQPNVQKKRIFSRVLNQMVRLQIATSAIRDMEHMGGFDNFILNSDDAKLSKRAMAVKLRIKKKISTKK